One genomic window of Maribacter aquivivus includes the following:
- a CDS encoding SusC/RagA family TonB-linked outer membrane protein, translating into MKITFLKSLLVLGAFLCFGYIQAQEVSGTVSDASGPLPGASVLEKGTTNGTQTDFDGNYTLTAEEGAVLIVSYIGYKTQEVAINGRTLINVTLEEDAQALEEVVIIGYGTTTVKDATGSVSSVTSEDFNGGIISSPEQLIQGKTAGVQISQASGEPGAGITLRIRGAGSVRGNNSPLFVIDGVPVSNESVSASGGDLGAGSSGAKNPLNFLNPNDIESMSVLKDASATAIYGSRGANGVVVITTKSGKGGGTSGQWGFSSTLNIATVANKYDLLSSDEFIERGGADLGGSTDWQEYLFRTTASTDNNLSYSQNYGSGNVRATFGYSKQFGIIENTDFERISGRINLTQRFFDNKLTLNAQGTVSRINDRAPFISRTSGSTGDLLAATYYSNPTLNANPNIGADPDRNPANLLTYYDDNSGTDRFLGNVSLNYSFTDELSAKINFGLDTSESTRGQVVSPNILGFTNGVIGNGRAVVSNLDTDSKLMELTINYNKEFENSKLDALVGYSFQDFNRSGQNLVGQGYSTTDMNQIISVTEQAYEDTRNLASNYQGYGIGTFNDLPGNGDQFRILGLTPNINSTTSSSLPNIPITAFSVDTFDFTDELQSFFGRLNYTLHDKYLFTGTVRADGSSKFGDNNKYGIFPSAAFAWKLNQEDFVNEDTFSTLKLRASWGITGNQDGLGYGAYLNRTRWDGLGIGSNSQLSAPATREVAFANPDLKWESTTQYGLGFDFGFNNDRFTANLDFYRKETNDILLNLPAVQPATSPFVFQNIDGTIVNQGVELGIDYDLIATDDFNWNANFNISYNQNELTNYEGPNIQAGNLYGQGLTGTTSQVLTDGKPLYTYELRLVDENFQVETDPSILDKSALPKVVSGLSTSMNYKNWDASLFFSGQFGFYVYNNTANALFAAPQIGSRNNLRSVLDNNISLSATNPSTFFLEKGDFVRLQTASIGYNVPLSGEGTFKTMRLSAVGQNLFLLTGYSGLDPEVSTSDIPSNGFPSASIDYLSYPRPVTFSVGFNVTF; encoded by the coding sequence ATGAAGATTACATTCCTAAAAAGTCTGTTAGTTCTCGGTGCATTTTTGTGCTTTGGATATATACAGGCACAAGAAGTATCTGGAACTGTTTCAGATGCAAGTGGACCTTTACCAGGAGCTAGTGTTCTTGAAAAAGGTACAACGAATGGTACACAAACTGATTTTGACGGCAATTACACATTGACCGCCGAAGAAGGTGCTGTACTTATTGTTAGTTATATCGGCTACAAAACTCAAGAAGTAGCAATTAACGGTAGAACTTTAATCAATGTTACTCTTGAAGAAGATGCGCAAGCATTGGAAGAAGTTGTAATTATCGGTTACGGAACTACAACCGTTAAGGATGCAACCGGTTCTGTATCTTCTGTTACATCAGAAGATTTTAATGGAGGTATCATTTCATCTCCAGAACAATTAATTCAAGGTAAGACGGCTGGTGTACAAATTTCACAGGCTAGTGGTGAGCCAGGCGCTGGTATTACTTTGAGAATTAGAGGTGCTGGTTCTGTTCGTGGAAACAACAGTCCTTTGTTCGTAATTGACGGTGTTCCTGTATCTAACGAAAGTGTTTCTGCATCCGGTGGAGATTTAGGTGCCGGTAGTAGTGGCGCTAAAAACCCGTTGAACTTTTTAAACCCTAACGATATCGAAAGCATGAGTGTTCTTAAAGATGCATCTGCAACGGCTATCTACGGTTCTAGAGGTGCAAATGGTGTAGTTGTAATTACAACTAAATCTGGAAAAGGCGGAGGTACTTCAGGTCAATGGGGTTTCTCTAGCACTTTGAATATTGCAACAGTAGCAAATAAATATGACCTTTTATCTTCTGATGAATTTATAGAAAGAGGTGGTGCTGACCTTGGTGGCTCAACAGACTGGCAAGAATATCTTTTTAGAACTACAGCCTCTACTGACAATAACCTTTCTTATTCTCAAAACTACGGATCAGGTAATGTTAGAGCCACATTTGGTTACTCAAAACAATTTGGTATAATTGAAAATACTGATTTTGAACGTATTTCAGGTAGAATAAACTTAACCCAACGTTTTTTTGACAATAAACTAACATTGAATGCTCAAGGAACGGTATCCAGAATTAATGATAGAGCACCTTTTATTAGTAGAACTTCAGGAAGTACTGGAGATTTATTAGCTGCTACTTATTATTCTAATCCTACATTAAATGCTAATCCAAACATTGGTGCTGATCCAGATAGAAATCCTGCGAATCTTTTAACGTATTATGACGATAACTCAGGTACTGACAGATTTCTTGGAAATGTATCTTTAAATTATTCATTTACCGATGAACTTTCAGCTAAAATTAATTTCGGTCTTGATACGTCTGAATCAACAAGAGGTCAGGTAGTGAGCCCAAATATTCTTGGTTTTACAAACGGTGTAATTGGAAACGGTCGTGCAGTTGTAAGTAACTTAGATACTGATAGTAAATTAATGGAACTTACCATTAATTATAACAAAGAATTTGAAAATTCTAAATTAGATGCACTTGTAGGTTATTCTTTTCAAGATTTTAATAGAAGTGGTCAAAATTTAGTAGGTCAAGGGTATAGTACTACTGACATGAATCAAATAATTTCGGTTACTGAACAAGCTTATGAAGACACTCGTAACCTTGCAAGTAATTATCAAGGTTACGGTATTGGCACTTTCAATGATCTTCCTGGAAACGGCGATCAATTCCGAATTTTAGGATTGACTCCAAACATTAACTCAACTACGAGTAGTAGTTTGCCAAATATACCAATCACTGCATTCTCTGTAGACACTTTTGATTTTACAGATGAATTACAATCTTTCTTTGGTAGATTAAATTATACTCTTCATGACAAATATTTATTTACTGGTACGGTAAGAGCAGATGGCTCTTCAAAATTTGGTGATAATAACAAATATGGTATTTTCCCTTCTGCAGCTTTTGCTTGGAAATTAAATCAAGAAGATTTCGTAAATGAAGATACTTTTTCTACGCTTAAATTAAGAGCTAGTTGGGGTATTACTGGTAACCAAGATGGCCTTGGTTATGGTGCGTACTTAAACAGAACTAGATGGGATGGTTTAGGCATAGGAAGTAACTCTCAACTATCAGCACCTGCAACAAGAGAAGTAGCATTTGCAAACCCAGACCTTAAATGGGAATCAACAACACAATATGGCTTAGGTTTTGATTTTGGTTTTAATAATGATCGTTTTACAGCTAATCTTGATTTTTATAGAAAAGAAACAAATGATATTCTTTTAAATTTACCAGCAGTACAGCCGGCCACTTCTCCTTTTGTGTTCCAAAATATTGATGGCACAATCGTTAACCAAGGTGTGGAATTAGGCATAGATTACGACCTAATTGCTACAGATGACTTTAACTGGAATGCAAATTTCAATATTTCTTATAATCAAAACGAATTGACTAACTATGAAGGTCCAAATATTCAAGCTGGTAATTTGTATGGCCAAGGTCTTACAGGTACAACATCTCAAGTTTTAACTGATGGAAAACCTTTATATACTTACGAATTACGTTTAGTTGACGAGAATTTCCAAGTAGAAACTGACCCATCTATTCTTGATAAGTCAGCATTACCAAAAGTCGTTTCTGGTTTATCGACTAGTATGAATTATAAAAACTGGGATGCATCTTTATTCTTCTCAGGACAATTTGGATTTTATGTTTATAACAATACAGCAAATGCATTGTTTGCAGCACCGCAAATTGGAAGTAGAAATAATTTACGTAGCGTTTTGGATAATAATATCTCATTATCAGCAACTAACCCAAGTACTTTCTTTTTAGAAAAAGGCGATTTTGTAAGACTTCAAACGGCATCTATAGGGTATAATGTTCCATTAAGCGGAGAAGGCACATTCAAAACTATGCGCTTAAGTGCAGTTGGTCAAAATCTATTTTTATTAACAGGGTATAGCGGATTAGATCCTGAGGTTAGCACTTCAGATATACCATCTAATGGATTCCCATCTGCTTCGATAGACTACCTATCATATCCAAGACCAGTAACTTTTAGTGTTGGATTTAACGTTACATTTTAA
- the pgmB gene encoding beta-phosphoglucomutase codes for MEKVGFIFDLDGVIVDTAKYHYLAWRKLANELGFEFTKEQNELFKGVSRKRCLEILLDIGNIKATQDQFDTWMVEKNVDYLAYIEKMDSSEILPDVTRVLQYLKNKGIPIALGSASKNARPILEKVDLLPYFDSIVDGNSVTKAKPDPEVFLIAANNLAVAANSCVVFEDAVAGIQAANAANMVSIGIGDAEILNEANYNFNDFTEMSDDFLESLINKKHKE; via the coding sequence ATGGAAAAAGTAGGTTTTATATTTGATTTGGATGGTGTTATAGTTGATACGGCTAAATACCATTATTTGGCTTGGCGAAAACTAGCCAATGAATTAGGGTTTGAATTTACCAAAGAGCAGAATGAACTCTTTAAAGGAGTAAGTAGAAAAAGATGCTTAGAAATTCTTTTAGATATTGGTAATATAAAGGCTACGCAAGATCAGTTCGATACTTGGATGGTAGAGAAAAATGTAGATTACCTTGCTTACATTGAAAAGATGGATTCAAGTGAAATTCTACCAGATGTAACAAGGGTTTTGCAATATTTAAAGAATAAAGGTATTCCGATAGCATTGGGTTCTGCAAGTAAAAATGCAAGGCCTATTCTAGAGAAGGTTGATTTGTTGCCATATTTTGATAGTATTGTTGATGGTAATAGCGTAACCAAGGCAAAGCCAGATCCAGAGGTATTTTTGATTGCAGCGAATAATTTAGCTGTTGCAGCAAATTCATGTGTGGTTTTTGAAGATGCAGTTGCCGGTATTCAAGCGGCTAATGCTGCGAATATGGTTAGCATAGGCATAGGAGATGCTGAAATACTAAACGAGGCTAATTACAATTTTAACGACTTTACCGAAATGAGCGATGATTTTTTAGAATCATTGATCAACAAAAAACATAAAGAATAA
- a CDS encoding LacI family DNA-binding transcriptional regulator, whose amino-acid sequence MKPKITLKDIARELDVSISTVSKALKNSKEISKDTKDRIKAFAKFYNYRPNNIALSLKNRRTKNIGVVIPDIVHHFFTTVFRGIEKYANSMGYNVIICISDESFDKEVINMEMLANGSIDGFILSLSAETQRKNDYTHLKELLDQGIPIVLFDRVTEQIACDKVVLNDKGISTEAVEHFITAGANKIALVTTENFFNVSESRKEGYLQALKDNGMTVNQDLILTLPHSLDNTNLITEFFQQNEIDAVLCVNEIFAVQCMSVIQQLGYNVPNDISIIGFTDGILSKYSSPKLTTVAQHGETMGEKAAKFLIDRMESLEMEEAPFKTEIINATLIKRGSTIN is encoded by the coding sequence TTGAAACCAAAAATCACTTTAAAAGATATTGCTAGAGAACTAGATGTTTCTATTTCGACGGTATCAAAAGCCTTAAAAAATAGTAAAGAGATTAGCAAAGACACAAAAGATAGAATAAAGGCTTTTGCAAAATTTTATAATTACCGGCCTAATAATATAGCTCTTAGTCTTAAGAACAGGAGAACAAAGAACATAGGTGTAGTTATACCAGATATTGTACATCATTTTTTTACCACAGTGTTTAGAGGTATAGAAAAGTATGCCAATAGTATGGGGTACAATGTTATTATTTGTATTTCAGATGAATCATTTGATAAAGAGGTGATCAATATGGAAATGCTGGCAAATGGAAGTATAGACGGTTTCATTCTTTCATTGAGTGCAGAAACGCAGCGAAAGAACGACTATACCCATTTAAAGGAATTGTTGGATCAAGGCATACCTATTGTACTCTTTGATCGTGTTACGGAGCAAATTGCTTGTGATAAGGTAGTGTTAAACGATAAAGGAATATCGACCGAAGCAGTCGAACATTTTATTACTGCCGGGGCTAATAAAATTGCTTTGGTAACTACTGAGAATTTTTTTAACGTAAGTGAAAGTAGAAAGGAAGGTTATTTACAAGCTTTGAAAGATAATGGAATGACTGTAAATCAAGATTTAATTTTGACATTACCTCATAGCTTAGACAATACAAATTTAATAACTGAGTTTTTTCAACAAAATGAGATTGATGCTGTCTTGTGTGTTAACGAGATTTTTGCGGTTCAATGTATGAGTGTTATTCAACAGTTAGGGTATAACGTTCCAAATGATATTTCGATTATAGGGTTTACTGATGGAATTTTATCAAAATACTCATCTCCAAAATTAACTACAGTAGCGCAACACGGTGAAACAATGGGAGAAAAGGCAGCAAAGTTTTTAATAGATAGAATGGAATCTTTAGAAATGGAAGAAGCACCTTTTAAAACCGAGATTATTAATGCGACCTTAATTAAAAGAGGTTCTACAATCAATTAA
- a CDS encoding glycoside hydrolase family 65 protein has product MNQDYIKPDNWCIIEEGFDQENVKSSESIFSIGNGAMGQRANFEETYTGETFQGSYIAGVYYPDKTRVGWWKNGYPEYFAKVLNAPNWIGIKIYIDEVEFDLATSKKVSNFRRELNMKEGVYTRSFQAVTSNNVEIEVDVKRFLSIDIDAVGAISYTVKVLKTDATIVFEPYLDSGITNEDSNWDDKFWNTTNLSTADNRAFIEAHTMKTEFKTCTFMQASLEYDGNQISGVPSEKTDSFVSFKFEQNVKANSSITLTKFGGYTVARNHPNEELKQVANNSLDVVSALGFDQLLQKQNDAWAAIWDMSDIVIEGDVKAQQGIRFNIFQLNQTYLGTDSRLNIGPKGFTGEKYGGSTYWDTEAYCIPFYMATKDDKVARKLLKYRYNHLEKAIENAKKLGFSNGAALYPMVTMNGEECHNEWEITFEEIHRNGAIAFAIHNYFRYTGDYSYIPEMGLEVLIGISRFWYQRVNLSKDKNKYVMLGVTGPNEYENNVNNNWYTNYLAKWCINYTLTQLDKVKNGYSDDYHRIIGKTQLTDRECDKWRKVANKMYFPYSKEHGVFLQQDGFLDKDLVRVDDLPKTERPINQKWSWDRILRSPYIKQADVLQGFYFFEEDFSVEDLEKHFDFYEPFTVHESSLSPCVHSIQAAKLGRMEQAYNFYLRTSRLDLDDYNKEVEEGLHITSMAGTWMSIVEGFGGMRVINDKLSFKPQIPNQWSAYSFKVNFRNRIIKVNVTAKETTFHLTGTEEVTIRVNGKKVALFPDELTTV; this is encoded by the coding sequence ATGAATCAAGATTATATAAAACCAGATAATTGGTGCATCATAGAAGAAGGTTTCGATCAAGAAAACGTAAAGTCTTCTGAAAGTATATTTAGTATAGGTAACGGTGCCATGGGGCAACGTGCCAACTTTGAAGAAACCTATACAGGTGAAACTTTTCAAGGTAGTTATATCGCTGGAGTTTATTATCCTGATAAAACCCGTGTGGGTTGGTGGAAAAATGGCTATCCAGAATATTTTGCAAAGGTTTTGAACGCTCCTAATTGGATCGGAATAAAAATTTATATTGATGAGGTAGAGTTCGATTTGGCAACAAGTAAAAAAGTTTCAAATTTTAGACGAGAATTGAATATGAAAGAGGGCGTTTACACCCGTAGCTTTCAAGCAGTAACATCTAATAATGTAGAAATAGAAGTTGATGTAAAACGATTCTTGAGTATAGATATTGATGCGGTAGGTGCTATTTCATATACAGTAAAGGTTTTGAAGACAGATGCTACAATAGTATTTGAGCCATATTTAGATAGTGGTATTACAAATGAAGATAGTAACTGGGATGATAAATTCTGGAATACAACAAATTTAAGTACAGCTGATAATCGTGCCTTTATAGAGGCACATACCATGAAAACAGAATTTAAGACCTGTACGTTTATGCAGGCTTCTTTAGAGTATGATGGAAATCAGATTTCGGGTGTACCATCAGAAAAGACAGATTCATTTGTGTCATTTAAGTTTGAGCAAAATGTAAAAGCAAATTCTTCTATTACATTGACGAAATTTGGCGGATACACGGTAGCAAGAAATCATCCAAACGAAGAGCTAAAACAAGTAGCAAATAATAGTTTAGATGTAGTAAGTGCTTTAGGTTTCGACCAATTATTGCAAAAACAAAATGATGCTTGGGCTGCAATTTGGGACATGAGCGATATTGTTATTGAAGGTGATGTTAAGGCGCAGCAAGGTATTCGTTTTAATATTTTTCAATTAAATCAAACATATTTAGGTACAGATTCTAGGTTAAATATTGGTCCGAAAGGATTTACAGGTGAAAAATACGGTGGTAGTACCTATTGGGATACGGAAGCATATTGTATACCTTTCTATATGGCTACCAAAGATGATAAAGTAGCTAGAAAATTATTGAAGTATCGTTACAACCATTTAGAAAAGGCTATTGAAAATGCCAAGAAATTAGGCTTCTCTAATGGAGCGGCATTATACCCTATGGTAACCATGAATGGTGAAGAATGCCATAATGAATGGGAGATTACTTTTGAGGAAATTCATAGAAACGGAGCTATTGCTTTTGCAATCCATAACTATTTTAGATACACCGGTGATTACAGTTACATACCAGAAATGGGGTTAGAAGTATTAATCGGTATTTCTAGATTTTGGTACCAACGTGTAAACTTATCTAAGGATAAAAATAAATATGTGATGCTTGGGGTTACAGGACCTAATGAGTATGAGAACAATGTAAATAACAACTGGTATACCAACTATTTGGCAAAATGGTGTATCAACTATACGCTTACCCAGTTAGACAAAGTTAAAAACGGTTATTCAGATGATTATCATAGAATAATTGGTAAAACTCAGCTTACCGATAGAGAGTGTGATAAATGGAGAAAAGTAGCCAATAAAATGTATTTCCCATATTCGAAAGAACATGGAGTGTTTTTACAGCAAGATGGCTTTTTAGATAAAGATTTGGTAAGGGTAGATGATTTGCCAAAAACAGAAAGACCTATAAATCAAAAATGGAGTTGGGACAGAATTTTAAGATCTCCATATATAAAACAAGCAGATGTTTTACAGGGATTTTACTTTTTTGAGGAGGATTTCTCGGTTGAAGATTTAGAAAAGCATTTCGATTTTTATGAGCCTTTTACCGTTCATGAATCTTCTTTGTCGCCATGTGTACATAGTATTCAAGCGGCTAAATTGGGTAGAATGGAGCAGGCGTATAATTTCTATTTAAGAACATCGAGGCTAGATTTAGATGATTATAACAAAGAAGTAGAAGAAGGTTTGCATATTACATCTATGGCGGGTACTTGGATGAGTATTGTGGAAGGTTTTGGTGGCATGCGTGTTATCAATGATAAACTATCGTTTAAGCCTCAAATACCAAATCAGTGGAGTGCATATTCTTTTAAGGTCAATTTTAGAAACAGAATAATAAAAGTAAATGTCACTGCTAAGGAGACTACTTTTCATCTGACAGGAACCGAAGAAGTGACTATTCGTGTAAATGGAAAAAAGGTAGCATTATTTCCAGATGAATTGACTACTGTATAA